In the genome of Rhodamnia argentea isolate NSW1041297 chromosome 3, ASM2092103v1, whole genome shotgun sequence, one region contains:
- the LOC125313995 gene encoding F-box protein At5g03100-like: MAETSVHGDIHRESSGDSPNRSSRPPPPLSPSDLIGALPNDVIHHIFSFLPLQDVVKTSVLSKRWQSTWTTTTHFVFNGDRPRNHETYSFDFLSLVNSVLIQSTSPTVKRLHVTGFVYDEANSPKLDFCLRFAMARRVEDLCLGLTASPFLYTLPRFASRLSCLVRLEVSYCCFSSGTSIRWPCLKVLSVRHGELCDQSLQKILRGSPVLESLELDSCKGVKNIRIDSTSVKDLLLVPSLFSNVENLWAPHLLSLRVSGFSPHDSVFRLDDVSSLVEANLYLRILYFSMSHVERIRDLLKGLLEKLRGVPTLATGGSCLQILSHWEMEGAHSPLSKCRNLTLNAPVSRWDLPGIVHLLRSSPCLEKLVIRLAGFTNLQFELDEESKDCFNYDEEDFLCSRKGNFECLAKHLGRVEIIGFQANSFRSKYLLALMKFLLGDALVLEKLIIKAELPSQYGQERHQDPVLLELLGVMQDVLSYRRASQNTEVIFNHPLKETSF; the protein is encoded by the exons ATGGCGGAGACCTCCGTGCACGGCGACATCCACCGCGAATCCTCTGGCGATAGCCCGAATCGCAGTAGccgacctcctcctcctttgagcccCAGCGATCTCATCGGCGCCTTGCCAAACGACGTGATCCATCACATCTTCTCGTTCCTGCCCCTCCAAGACGTCGTCAAGACCAGCGTCCTCTCCAAGCGGTGGCAGTCCACttggaccaccaccacccactTCGTCTTCAACGGAGACCGGCCTCGCAATCACGAAACCTATTCCTTCGACTTCCTGTCCCTCGTCAACAGCGTCCTGATCCAGAGCACCTCCCCCACGGTGAAGAGGCTCCACGTCACTGGCTTCGTGTACGACGAAGCCAACTCGCCCAAGCTCGACTTCTGTCTCCGCTTCGCGATGGCGCGCCGTGTGGAGGATCTCTGCCTGGGGCTGACTGCTTCGCCGTTCTTGTACACGCTGCCGAGGTTCGCGAGTCGCCTGAGTTGCCTGGTACGCCTGGAGGTCTCTTACTGCTGTTTTTCGTCGGGTACTAGTATTCGGTGGCCTTGTCTTAAGGTCTTGTCAGTAAGACATGGGGAGTTGTGCGATCAATCCCTCCAGAAAATTCTCAGGGGAAGTCCTGTTTTAGAGTCCCTCGAGTTAGACTCCTGCAAGGGCGTGAAGAACATCAGAATAGATTCAACGAGTGTGAAGGACTTGCTACTCGTTCCCTCCTTGTTCTCTAACGTGGAGAATCTTTGGGCCCCTCATTTGCTGTCACTGCGGGTGTCGGGGTTCTCGCCACACGACTCCGTGTTCAGACTTGACGACGTATCCTCTTTGGTCGAAGCCAACTTATATCTTCGTATCTTATATTTTAGTATGTCTCATGTGGAGAGGATACGGGACCTTTTAAAGGGACTCCTTGAGAAGTTGCGCGGAGTTCCGACACTCGCCACAGGTGGTTCGTGTTTGCAG ATTTTGTCCCATTGGGAGATGGAAGGAGCGCATtctccattgtcaaaatgtcGGAATTTGACACTAAATGCACCAGTCTCTCGTTGGGACCTTCCTGGGATAGTGCACCTGCTACGAAGTTCACCATGCCTGGAAAAATTAGTCATCCGCCTGGCTGGTTTCACCAATTTGCAG TTTGAGCTTGATGAAGAATCTAAAGATTGTTTTAactatgatgaagaagattttttgtgttcaaggaaggggaactttgaatgtttggcgAAACATCTCGGACGAGTTGAGATCATCGGCTTTCAAGCTAATAGTTTTCGGTCGAAATATCTGCTCGCCTTGATGAAGTTTCTTCTTGGGGATGCACTTGTGCTGGAGAAGTTAATTATCAAGGCTGAATTGCCTTCACAATATGGACAAGAGCGCCATCAAGACCCTGTTCTTTTGGAACTACTTGGCGTGATGCAAGATGTGCTCAGCTATCGAAGAGCTTCCCAAAATACTGAAGTTATATTCAATCATCCTCTCAAAGAGACGTCCTTTTAA